One genomic region from Candidatus Nanosynbacter sp. TM7-074 encodes:
- a CDS encoding ribonucleoside triphosphate reductase yields MYKSIKKRDGRTVKFDRKKIEKAIEKAGLETGEFDKKTAKELTEKVLAVLETRNQKRLPGVEDIQDIVEDTLLDSKFKKTAKAYIIYRDQHKKLREITSNAHVDLIDKYLGNLDWKVNENSNMGYSLQGLNNYVSAEVTKTYWLDKIYTPKIGQAHKEGDLHIHDLNLLSVYCVGWDLTDLLQEGFTGVAGKVASKPAKHFRSALGQVVNFFYTLQGEAAGAQAFSDFDTLLAPFIRADKLSYDEVKQALQEFVFNVNVPTRVGFQTPFTNITLDLECPKHMADNPVIIGGEMQDSTYGDYQEEMNMLNKALLEVLSEGDANGRVFTFPIPTVNITKDFNWDNPVIESLWEASAKYGIPYFSNFINSDMDPEDARSMCCRLRIDNRQLEYRGGGLFGSNPMTGSVGVVTINLPRLALKSKNEKEFFKGLGYLMDMAKDSLETKRKVLERLTDANLYPYTKFYLRNIKQRFNQYWKNHFSTIGLIGTNEAALNLLGVDIGTEKGKAFAEKTLDFMRDRLVEYQKETGNNYNLEATPAEGTTYRLAQLDKASFPDRAHFANGLGAAVKHPFYTNSSHLPVNYTDDLFELMDLQDNLQTKYTGGTVIHFFLGERMDDPQTLKKLVKTICENYKLPYFTFSPSFSICKNHGYLVGEHPTCPNCNETTEVYSRVVGFLRPVSQWNKGKQAEFDMREHYDDAAEHQRACAVAVPA; encoded by the coding sequence ATGTACAAATCAATCAAAAAACGCGATGGTCGGACTGTCAAGTTTGATCGCAAAAAAATTGAAAAAGCCATTGAAAAAGCGGGCCTAGAGACTGGCGAGTTTGACAAAAAAACTGCCAAGGAACTAACCGAAAAAGTGCTGGCAGTATTGGAAACTCGCAACCAAAAACGTCTGCCGGGTGTCGAAGATATCCAGGATATCGTCGAGGACACCTTGCTTGATTCTAAGTTTAAGAAAACTGCCAAAGCCTACATTATCTACCGCGACCAACATAAAAAACTGCGTGAAATTACGTCCAATGCGCACGTTGATTTGATTGATAAATACCTAGGCAACCTGGACTGGAAGGTGAATGAGAACTCCAATATGGGCTACAGTCTACAGGGTTTGAATAATTACGTCTCGGCGGAAGTTACTAAAACTTACTGGTTGGACAAAATCTACACACCAAAGATCGGTCAGGCGCATAAAGAGGGTGATTTGCACATTCACGACCTTAACCTCCTCAGTGTGTACTGTGTTGGTTGGGATTTGACTGACCTGTTGCAAGAAGGTTTCACGGGTGTTGCCGGCAAGGTAGCGTCCAAGCCAGCCAAGCATTTCCGTTCGGCATTGGGTCAAGTAGTAAACTTCTTTTACACCCTACAAGGTGAGGCGGCTGGTGCTCAGGCATTCTCTGATTTTGATACGCTGCTGGCGCCGTTTATCCGTGCTGATAAACTGAGCTATGACGAGGTCAAGCAAGCGCTGCAGGAATTCGTCTTTAACGTCAATGTGCCAACGCGGGTTGGTTTCCAGACGCCGTTTACCAACATTACACTTGACCTGGAGTGCCCAAAGCACATGGCGGATAACCCGGTGATTATTGGCGGTGAAATGCAGGACTCCACTTATGGTGATTATCAAGAAGAGATGAATATGCTCAACAAGGCGCTACTTGAGGTCTTGTCTGAGGGTGATGCTAACGGCCGCGTCTTTACCTTCCCGATTCCAACGGTCAATATCACCAAAGATTTCAACTGGGATAATCCAGTGATCGAAAGCCTGTGGGAAGCCAGTGCTAAATACGGCATTCCATACTTCTCAAACTTTATCAATTCTGATATGGATCCAGAGGATGCCCGCTCGATGTGCTGTCGCCTGCGCATCGACAACCGCCAGCTAGAATACCGCGGTGGTGGACTGTTTGGTTCAAACCCAATGACTGGTTCAGTTGGTGTGGTGACGATTAACTTGCCACGTTTGGCGCTGAAGTCTAAGAACGAGAAAGAGTTCTTCAAGGGCCTAGGCTATCTCATGGATATGGCGAAAGATAGCCTGGAGACTAAGCGCAAGGTCCTGGAGCGATTGACTGACGCTAATCTCTACCCATACACTAAGTTTTACTTGCGTAACATCAAGCAGCGATTTAACCAATACTGGAAAAATCACTTCTCGACCATCGGTTTGATTGGCACCAACGAAGCGGCGTTGAACCTGCTGGGCGTTGACATCGGCACCGAGAAGGGTAAGGCGTTTGCCGAGAAAACGCTTGATTTCATGCGCGACCGCTTGGTGGAATACCAAAAAGAAACGGGCAATAACTACAACCTGGAGGCGACGCCAGCTGAAGGTACGACCTATCGCTTGGCGCAGCTTGACAAAGCCAGCTTCCCTGACCGAGCGCACTTTGCCAATGGCTTGGGTGCGGCGGTTAAGCATCCGTTCTACACCAACTCCAGCCACTTGCCGGTCAACTATACTGACGATTTGTTTGAGCTGATGGATTTGCAAGATAATTTGCAGACTAAATACACGGGCGGTACAGTGATTCACTTCTTCCTGGGTGAGCGCATGGATGATCCGCAGACGCTGAAAAAACTGGTCAAAACGATTTGCGAAAATTACAAATTGCCATACTTTACCTTTAGTCCAAGCTTTAGTATTTGTAAAAATCATGGCTACTTGGTTGGTGAACATCCAACGTGTCCAAATTGTAATGAAACGACCGAAGTTTACTCACGTGTAGTTGGCTTCTTGCGTCCAGTTTCTCAATGGAACAAGGGTAAGCAAGCTGAATTTGACATGAGGGAGCATTATGACGATGCCGCCGAACATCAGCGAGCTTGCGCCGTCGCTGTCCCAGCTTAA